GGGTTTGAAGTCACGGTGCACAACTCCGGCGCGGTGGATGGCGGTGAGCGCCGTCATGGTGCCGACAGCGAGGCGTCGTAGCCGCGCGCCGCGCAGGGGGCCGTCGCGTTCGACGCTTTGTTGCAGGGTGGGGCCTTCGATGTACTCGCTGACGATGTACGGCCGTCCGTCCTCGGTGCCGCTCTCGACGACCTGGGCCGTGCAGAACGGCGCGACGCGGCGCAGGATCTCGGTCTCCCGCTGGAAACGCGCGGCGGAGGCGTCGTCGCCGAGGCCGCGGCGCAGCATCTTGACGGCGACGTGTTCGTCGGTCGGCGCGGTGCCGAGGTAGACCGACCCCTGGCCGCCTTCGCCGATCCGTCCGGTCAGCCGGTACTCGCCGAGGCTTTCCGGGTCGCCTGGACGCAGGGGTGCGATCTCGCTCATGGTCTCGTCACTTGCGCGCGAAGCGGAGTTGCTGGGAGTACTTGGCGTCTTTCTTGTCGACCTCGACCAGGGTGCGCTGGACCTTGCCGTGGAAGTCGAGCACCACGTACTTCTTGGTGGCTTTGCGCGGGTCGTACACCAGCAGGTGGTTCTCGTCCCACCAGCCCTGCACGGACGCGTCCCCGCTCCACACGGGGATGGTGGCGACACGGTTGCCGGAGGCCACATTCCACACGCAGATGGCGTCCCCGTCGCCGTTCGGGCAGTAGGTGTAGAACGAGGCGCCTGATGGTGAGAACAACCCGGGTCCGGGGACCAGCCCGACCCACGGCAGGGTGCGGCCCAGCTTGCCGTCGAGGGTGCGGAACCGCAGGCCGAAACGGGGTTTGGTCTTCTTCTCGTACGCACCGGCGACCTGCGTGCCGTCGGGGCTCCAGTCGAAGTTGCCGAACCCGTCGCGTGCGTCGTCGGTCATCACGACGGTGGCCTTGCGGGTGCGTACGTCGACGGTGACGAACCCGCGCGGGTACTGCGTCTCGTTCTTGGTGTCGATCTCGTACACGGTGAGCAGGTACCGGGTGCTGTCCCGTGACCAGGTGCCGGACAGCCCGCGCAGCGGCTGCTTGAGGGTGTCGACCGAGAACCGCTCGCCGGTCCTGCGGTTGATGAAGACGACGTTGTCGTAGCTGGACGCGGCGAACTTCAGCCACGGGTTGACCGCGATCCACTCGCCGTCGGGGGAGACGGTGGGGTCGCCGAACTCGGCGTTCTTCGCGACGGCGGTGAAGGTGTCCTTGTCCGGGTCGCGGACGTAGGTCTCGAACTTCTTGTCGTCGAGGTTCTGCACGAAGTACGACACCAGCTGAACCGGATCCGAGGGGTGTTCGTGGACCTTGAGGCGGATGCCGGGGGTGGTGAACTCCTTGGTGGCCTTCTGCGGCGGGCTGGGGGACGCCTCGATGACCGAGGCGGACGGGGCCGGCAGCGGCGTCGGCGGCGGCGCGGCCTGGGTCCCTTGTGTGGCCTGCGCGGCCGGACCGGTCGTCTGCGGTTGCCGGGAGGTGAGGACGTACACCGAGCCGCCGGACACCACGGCGATGGCGACGGCCGCCGCGGCGAGCATGAGGCCGCGCCTGCGGCCCCCGCCGGACGGCGGCGGCGGAGGCAGGAAGTCGACACGGCTGGAGGGGTCCGGCGGTGGCGGGGCACCGAGCGCGACGGGTGGCTGGGGGGCTGCCTCGGGGGTGACGGGAGTGGCCGGCGGGGCCGGATCGGCGGGGACCGCCTCCAGGGTGGCGAGGATCTGTGAGTGGCCGACGAGCCGCAGCAGGGCCTCGCCGGCGGCGGGACGTCGCGCGGGGTCCTTGGCCAGGCAGCCGGCGACGAGGCTGAGCAGGTCGTCGTCGAGCACACCGAGGTCGGGTTCGTGGCGCAGCACCCGGTTGATGGTCGCCGACATCGACCCCGCGTCGAACGGCGCCGTGCCGGACGCGGCGAACAGCATGGTGGCACCCCAGGCGAACATGTCGGCCGCCGGGCCGATCGGTGCGCCTTCGAGCTGCTCGGGGGTGAGGTACGCGGGGGTGCCGACCGAGCGTGTGGTGCTCTCCACCCCGGCGTCGAGCGCCTGCGCGATGCCGAAGTCGATCACCCGGGGACCGTCGGGGCCGAGCA
The window above is part of the Sphaerisporangium rubeum genome. Proteins encoded here:
- a CDS encoding serine/threonine protein kinase gives rise to the protein MPQVLPLQSDDPSALGPYHIIGRLGEGGRSTVYLAKSPQSEHVAIKLLHEDSRGGDDFLAKIEELRQVSAFCTAQVLETGQAGGRPYVVSEYIDGPTLQAAVEADGPLRGPALHRLAIGTMTALVAIHQAGVVHREFSPSSVLLGPDGPRVIDFGIAQALDAGVESTTRSVGTPAYLTPEQLEGAPIGPAADMFAWGATMLFAASGTAPFDAGSMSATINRVLRHEPDLGVLDDDLLSLVAGCLAKDPARRPAAGEALLRLVGHSQILATLEAVPADPAPPATPVTPEAAPQPPVALGAPPPPDPSSRVDFLPPPPPSGGGRRRGLMLAAAAVAIAVVSGGSVYVLTSRQPQTTGPAAQATQGTQAAPPPTPLPAPSASVIEASPSPPQKATKEFTTPGIRLKVHEHPSDPVQLVSYFVQNLDDKKFETYVRDPDKDTFTAVAKNAEFGDPTVSPDGEWIAVNPWLKFAASSYDNVVFINRRTGERFSVDTLKQPLRGLSGTWSRDSTRYLLTVYEIDTKNETQYPRGFVTVDVRTRKATVVMTDDARDGFGNFDWSPDGTQVAGAYEKKTKPRFGLRFRTLDGKLGRTLPWVGLVPGPGLFSPSGASFYTYCPNGDGDAICVWNVASGNRVATIPVWSGDASVQGWWDENHLLVYDPRKATKKYVVLDFHGKVQRTLVEVDKKDAKYSQQLRFARK